The Phaeacidiphilus oryzae TH49 region GAAGCGCAGCGCCAGCACGGTGTGGGCGAGCTCGTGGACCAGCACGGAGGCGTAGAAGGCGACCGCGAAGAAGAGGGCGACCAGGTAGCGCGCCCCGCCGAGTCCGGGCAGCACATAGCGCAGCTGGCTGCCGAAGACCCAGGTGATCAGCGCGGCGATGAGGAACCAGGTGGGGGTGACGTACACCGGGACGCCGAACGGGCGGCCGACCCGGATACCGCCGCCCGGCCGGTCGTCGCCGTCCCGCCGGTCGTCGCGGTCCGGCCGCCCGCCGCCCTCCGGGCCGCCGCTCGGCCCCTCGCCGGAGCGGCCCGGCGCGGGAGTGGGTTGCTGCCCGGTGCTCTGCGCCAACGTGGTCGCCCTACCCCTCTTGTGCTGCCGCGCACTCGCGCAGCTGTGGCACGGTGATACTTCTGCCCACGCTACGTGAAAGCGTCGCCTCGGGCGATCGTGCCCAGTGCGGAGCGGCCGCCGGCGGGCCTCCGACCTCCGGTGGACGGGAGGGCGTCGGCGGATTGTCAGCGGGGCGGAATAGGGTCAGGGCATGCACCCCCCGGAGAGCCCGGCCGCCGCGGCCGTGAAACCCGCCCCTGCGTCCGCCCCCTCGGGGCTCTCGCCCTCGCGCGCCGACGACTTCATGACCTGCCCGCTGCTCTACCGCCTGCGGGTGATCGACAAGGTTCCGGAGCAGCCCAGCCCCGCGGCCACCCGCGGGACGATGGTGCACGCGGTGCTCGAGCGGCTCTATGACGCCCCGGCCGGCGAGCGCACGCCGACGGCGGCCCGCGCCCTGCTCCGGCCCGAGTGGGAGCGGCTGCTCGCCGAGCGCCCCGAACTGGCCGGGCTCTTCCCCGGCGCTGACGGCCCCTCCGAGCTGGCCCGCTGGCTGGCGGACGCCGAGGGGCTGCTGGACGCGTACTTCCGCCTGGAGGACCCGAACCGGCTGGAGCCGGCCGAGCGGGAGCTCTATGTGGAGACCGTGCTGGAGTCAGGGCTGCGGCTGCGCGGCTACGTGGACCGCCTCGACGTCGCCCCGACCGGCGAGCTCCGGGTGGTCGACTACAAGACGGGCCGGGCGCCCGGGCCGGACTTCGAGGCCAAGGCGCTCTTCCAGATGAAGTTCTACGCCCTGGTGCTGTGGCGGACGCGCGGGGTCGTCCCGCGCCGCCTCCAGCTGGTGTACCTGGGCGGCGGGGGCTCGATCCTCAGCTACGACCCCGACGAGAACGACCTGCGGGCGGTCGAGCGGAAGCTCCACGCCCTGTGGGACGCGATCGGCCGGGCGGTGCGGACGGGCGAGTTCCGGCCGAGGGCCGGCAAGCTGTGCGGCTGGTGCGACCACAAGTCGCTGTGCCCCGAGTTCGGCGGCACGCCCCCGCCCTATCCTTTGCCGGTGGTGTCCGTGCCCGATCCGGCCCGGGCGCCCGATGACCGCGTTGAGTGACGAGTGGAGCGAGTGTGGCGATCCGAGTGCTGCTGGTCGACGACCAGCCGCTGCTCCGTACCGGTTTCCGGATGATCCTGGAGGCCGAGACGGACATCGCGGTGGTCGGCGAGGCGGGGGACGGTCAGCAGGCGCTTGAGCAGGTGCGCGCGCTGCAACCGGACGTGGTGCTGATGGACATCCGGATGCCCCGGATGGACGGCGTGGAGGCGACCCGCCGGATCGCCGGACCGGGCCGGGACGGACCGGTCAAGGTCCTCGTGCTGACCACCTTCGACCTGGACGAGTACGTGGTGGAGGCGCTCCGCGCGGGCGCCTCCGGCTTCCTGCTGAAGGACGTGCCGGCGGAGGAGCTGGTGCAGGCGATCCGGGTGGTCGCCGACGGCGCGGCGATGCTGGCCCCGAGCGTGACCCGCCGGCTGCTGGACATGTACGCCTCGAAGCTGCCGTCCGGGGACGAGGCGCCGCCGCAGACGCTGGCGTCGCTGACGGAGCGTGAGGTGGAGGTGCTGAAGCTGGTCGCGAAGGGGCTGTCGAACGCGGAGATCGCGGCCGAGCTGTTCGTCAGCGAGACGACGGTGAAGACCCACGTCGGCCACGTCCTGACCAAGCTCGGCCTCCGGGACCGGGTCCAGGCGGCGGTCTTCGCCTACGAGTCCGGCCTGGTCCGGCCGGGCGGCGCGGGCTAGCGAACGGTCGCGGCCCCTGGGACGAGCCCGCGGGGCGGGTCCTCAGGGGCCGGGAACCGTGCGGCACCGGCCGCTCGGCTCGGTTCAGCTCAGTTCGGTTCAGCTCAGCTGGTGGTCTTGCCGATCAGCCAGGCCCGGAACATCGCGGTGACGTCCAGGGTCAGCGGCACGCCGGTGATGTCCGGCTGGACGGCCATGAACTGCTTGTTCTGCCAGAGCGGGACCATCACCGCGTCGTCCGCGATCTGCTGCTGCGCGGCGGCGAACGGCTTGTTGGCCACGGTGCGGTCCTTGTCGCCCGCGGCCCGGTTCAGGTCGGAGTTCAGCGCCGGGCTGGAGTAGTGGATGTTGTAGGCGCCGAAGAGCGGGGCGATGGAGTCGGCCGCGTCCGGGTAGTCCGAGTACCAGTTGCCGGTGAAGGCCTGGTAGGCGTCCTTCTTGAAACCGGTCTCCAGCGCCCGGGTGTTGTCCACCGCCCGCAGGGTGACGTGGAAGAGCCCGCCGTTCTCCAGCTGCTGCCGCAGCTCCTCGGCCTCGGCCTGACTCCCCGCGATGTCCCGGGAGTAGGTGAGGGTGAAGGAGACCGGCGCGCTGATCCCCGCGGACCGCAGCTCCTGCCGCGCCTCGACCGGGTCCGGGGACTGGTAGGTGTCCCGGAACGGCGTGGTGTGGCCGCCGATGCCGGAGGGGACCACCGAGTACAGCGGGTCGACGAGATCGTGCTCGGCGCCGGTGGCCAGCGCGTTCTGGTCGATCAGCGAG contains the following coding sequences:
- a CDS encoding RecB family exonuclease, giving the protein MHPPESPAAAAVKPAPASAPSGLSPSRADDFMTCPLLYRLRVIDKVPEQPSPAATRGTMVHAVLERLYDAPAGERTPTAARALLRPEWERLLAERPELAGLFPGADGPSELARWLADAEGLLDAYFRLEDPNRLEPAERELYVETVLESGLRLRGYVDRLDVAPTGELRVVDYKTGRAPGPDFEAKALFQMKFYALVLWRTRGVVPRRLQLVYLGGGGSILSYDPDENDLRAVERKLHALWDAIGRAVRTGEFRPRAGKLCGWCDHKSLCPEFGGTPPPYPLPVVSVPDPARAPDDRVE
- a CDS encoding response regulator translates to MAIRVLLVDDQPLLRTGFRMILEAETDIAVVGEAGDGQQALEQVRALQPDVVLMDIRMPRMDGVEATRRIAGPGRDGPVKVLVLTTFDLDEYVVEALRAGASGFLLKDVPAEELVQAIRVVADGAAMLAPSVTRRLLDMYASKLPSGDEAPPQTLASLTEREVEVLKLVAKGLSNAEIAAELFVSETTVKTHVGHVLTKLGLRDRVQAAVFAYESGLVRPGGAG